Genomic DNA from Anthonomus grandis grandis chromosome 2, icAntGran1.3, whole genome shotgun sequence:
tattgaaacaatTAAAGAATGAAGATCCTGTTGCGTACAAGAATGTTTTGAGAATGAGCAATGAACAGTTTCAACGCCAAGTATTTTATGGAAGAAAATCCTTTACCGTGGCAATGGAAAAAAGTGGGATTGGAATTaacttgaataatattttttttatatttttaagtaaatacaatttattattttccaacgTAATTTTGCCCAAAACGtatgagaaaattaaactttatttgttATGCACAATTtacttatgtaaaaataaaaaatatctagcTCTAAAATCTATTCACCAAGTTTGAATTGTTATGCcttgttgacaaaacttctGCGAAAAAATAGGCAGCCTCGAACCATGTTAACTTTGGGGTGTAAATGTCTTCTGTTCCACAGCCACTTTTTTTGCTTCGTTCTATTTTGGCCAGTTCTTGACAAAAcacatctttcaaatttttatttttgtttttcaattgttttttatcCATTCCTTTTAGAAGCCCTTTATCATCTAATTGTTCACACATGTTCTTAAATAATACGTCTTTcagtttaatatttagatattctttgtgtttaatATTCCATACTACCTACtggaaattgttcaaaaaatttttaaaaactctataatttgattattattccatttaacagacattttgaattttcgaacgaaaaatacaaaacaaacaacTTCTAAAAATTCCTGCGAGTAAGGCGATTTAACTAGCCCTATGTAGTTTGCGCTCGCTGAGAGTGTTCTAACTCGCTCACTCGCTTTAAATTTTACTCGCCGGCGACTGGCTAGTAATCTCGCCCTGTGTAATAGATGCTTTACTCGAGTAAATGGCATATAAAGTCTGATATAtcaaaagattttatttaaattgttttaaactttGAAAGATTCTAAGATAAGTGTCTGCTGAATGTTCTACATTTTAGTTGATTCAGCTAACATTagtaattattgaaaaatttaagattaaacGGAGCCATGAGCTCCAAGCAGACAGAGCTTTATTCGGTTAAATGTCCTATAAAGTCTGATATTTTaaggaatattatttaaattcttttatacCTTCAACAAAAATTGTAGGTCGAGTTcctagaacattgaaaggctagaattagcattgccgtgcaACTATGGGCAGTTTATTTGCTTCTAACAGCCCTTATGCAATGATGCCAGATGCTTATGTAGAAAAAACAGagtttataatatcataaaaaattttctcttattttgacaggcgcaaaataatactactataaaatatggagcattttttccataaaatatgataagatactctataaagaagtcaatattcaaagttaaatgaatgtagatatcGTATaatagagaaaaaggcaacaacgtcgctcgatcgcattgttgattccaccggcacaagtaatctttaccagtgacgtcgtcaaaaaatatttacatgataaatatttattattaatagattatgctttaaaaattattatcgtttctgaactctttatgcgttttttcttacgtacttcattagagtaaaggtatcTAATTTTTAGggacattaaatattttataattattatagatttcttaatacgtttttattattcttcgtttatgacgacggttgtcccttgatatgatgttatgagaATATCGgaatttacttgtgaaaagatcggcctaaatcgcctttttcaagtttttactattgtaacacttcacaaaaacactcaaatgagacctttttcagtccaaaaactaaagaaaaaacacagaacttcacaaatgctgaatgtaaacacaaagccgcttgtcaagatgacatttcgcaagatgacaaTACCTTTTGCCTATGCGGTGTtgctatttcaaattttttaaaagtggttttaggaataagaatgttaataattttttggcttagaataacatatatctatttttactttttatttttattccaaaatctaacatcattaagttaaattaacattattatatgtgttaatatacagggtgtcgaCGATCAAACTTAAAGAGGGGAAGGAGGAGGTCATTTagaatctaaatatctatatatatggttattaaaatattgatggGTAAAAAGGTATTcacctttttgtattttttattaaaattgaacaataaaagagttatgcaaaataaacgCGGTAAactactgttttatttttgattatgttTAATTCTTAGGAAtgtccttttaattttaaaatagtttcaaaaaatcttagtaagttttttaatggatggtgataaaaagaaattacactttaaaaaactgaccCGCCCTTAGAAAATCTTGAGAAATTATTGTAGACtcttaacataataataaataataaaaacatatttgttttaccCAATTTCTCCTTTGTACTTACTTGTACCATTACTTGTACCATtgtcaattcttttaaaaatcacaaaaacttataaaggtttttatttattaccaataTTATTAAGGTAGGTATTTACCGTTTAcctattcttaaatttaaggtgAACGTTAAagttcagtttaaaaatattttgaatattttgcattgtcctttttttgttgagataaaaataacaaataatttggtatttttcaaATCAGTCTTAGGTACGCTTTCCtccatataataataataataatataatataatataataataatataccatTATACTGGGCTATTACATTTCGACCTTTGCGATTAATAAgtacctactttttttatttgttagttcAACTATTAAAGATGCCTTATGCACCACAggaatatgcagaaatgcatTATGTCTACGGGTTTTGTGACGGTAATGCAAGGGCTGCTGCTAGAGAGTATAGGGCACGATTTCCTAACAGAGCACATTATCCTGATTACAGAGTATTTCAAAATGTTCAAAGGATATACGTGAATGGTCAAATTCCTGGCTAGCATTTGCCCTGAGAAGGAAGGCCTAGAGTAGATATTGGTGAATATGAGATAATAAATATGGTAGCAGAAAATACGACCATTGGTATTCGTCGCATAGCAAGGCGTTTGGGATTATCATCTTCATCGGTGCATCGTATTTTGAGAAGATCTCTGTTACATCCATAGCATTTGGAACGGGTGCAAGCATTGTTACCCGGAGACTACGCCACAAGAGTACGATTTTTCAGGGATATGTTACGTCGCAACGGAACCCACCCTCagttttttcaaagaattttgtgTAGCGACGAATCATTGTTTCAAAGGataggaatatttaatattcacaatttagATAATTGGGAATATGTTAACCCTACAATTGTGCGCGCTTCCCGTTCCCAACATCAATTTGGAATAAACATGTGGGCTGGAATAATTGAGGAAGTTAATTGGCCCTTTTGAATTACCAAGACGACTCAATGGCGAAATCTacctcaattttttacaaaatcatttaaatggcTTACTAGAAGACGTATCCTTAGAAACACTTCGAAACGTGTGGCTGCAGCATGATGGAGCTCCTCCACACTACGCTCGAGTAGTGAGAGTTTATATTAACCAACagtttccaaatcgttggattggaaggggTGGGACTATCCGCTGGCCACCGCGGTCCCCCGACCTTAACCCattggacttctttttgtggggttattttaaagaattattttacgCTACAGAAAGCCGCACTGAACAGGAATTGCGTCAAAAAATAGGAGAAACGATCAGAGTGATCAATAACAACCAGCGGTGATTCCAacggttaaaaataaattttattcgacGATGTAGATTATGTGTAAGGGTAGGCGGCagacattttgaatatttaatgtagttaataccttattaataattaaataaaaaaaatattattacaatttcttgtatttttgaaaaaatgtggcaatagtacaaataaagtattttccatTAGAAAATGGGTAAAACAAATCTGTATTCAAGTCTTTAATTATGTTATGAAACTACAACTCGGAAATATCGAAATGTCCAGTGAAATTTGGGTGCGCAGTGGCAAAATCCTCGAGAGCCCATTTTAGGCCGTTGGTTTATCATTTTCTGTCTTCATCGAACACTGACTCTCTTACTCTTTCTTCCCGCATCTCAAAGGCCATTTCGATATGGGCGAGTTGTACATTAATTTCTCAAGATTTTCTAAGGACGGgtcagttttttaaaggttaatttCATTGAATCaacatccattaaaaaaaattattcatattttttgaaaacaaaacttgtttttaagatCATATTTTTCTTGACTAGAAGAGAACAgagtttttgaaactattttaaaattaaaagggcACTCCTAAGATTAAACATGACTAAAAACAAATCAGTAGAATAATCcgtttattttgcataacttttttattgttgccagcattcaattttaataaaaagtacaaaataataaataactttttaactgTCAACAATTGGATAACAAcatttatagttattttaatttaaaatgacctCCCCCTTCTCCCCTTTAAGTTTCATCGTCGATTTTTGGGACACCGTGTATAGCTAAAAAATTTCCTGTTTTGAAAATgagtgtaaacttgacaacagagaatcgatgaatatgtgtGTAAACAAAACACTCCCCCTTGCCCCtttgcacatgttgaactcaaacaaagttgttgtttactaatcgtagcctttcaatgttctaaagtCAAGTTCTGCTTAATGTTCTacgatttatttaattaagctATCATcagtagttattaaaaaatttgagttTAAAGAGTGATATAAGCTAAAAAAAGAGACAGTTTTACTCGACTAAATGGCCTATAAAggatttaaattgttttaaactttAATCAAAGATTGTAAGACAAGGTCTTCTGAATGttctacatttaatttttttgagctATCGTCAgcaacttattaaaatatttaagtttatagcAAGACATGACCTCCAAGCAGAGACAGCCCTAATAGATTAAATCGCGTATAAAGTGTGGCATCTTAccaaattctaattaaattattttgaacctttaacaaattttttacaggAAGTTTTTCTGAACCTCCAGCAGTTTATTTCCTTGAAATATCGTTCGTAGTTTTGGAGAAATTTGAAATAACGATACGAAGCTCTAAAAGATATCAGAGCTCCTCGACTAATAGACATATTATGTTCTAATATCTAATTATGtttactctaaataattttaaacctaTAGCAGTGCTCCTTAAAGGCCCTCCAGTTTGTTTTATTGAGTTACACCTTTTAGTATTGAAAAAATCTTAGTTTAAAACCACTGAACTCCATGATGAGTAAACAGACAGTCTCCTTGCAAACCctgcaaaattttattgcttttaacCTTGACACACAACCGAAGAATGGCCGGTTTCGATCATTCCGTGACCCACTTTGCCATGCATTCGAAAGCGATTTAATGGACTTTTTATGTCCGAGAGAAAGGAAGATACACTAAATATTGATCACTCTGCTTAACTTATGAATCCTGTTCAGCAGCAAATCGCCCTGCTTGGTCACGTTTTCGAACATCTCCTGCCTCTTGTTCGCTTGCACGTTCAGTATCTTCCCGCTCACCTTATCGATTTTGTAATTCAACTTTTGCGCCGCTATAAATCTGCTCACGTCCTCCTCGAGGTACTCCTCACTCACCCCAAACTGATCGGCCATATAACTGATCTTCAATGATATGTACGTTGACAGTAACTGATCGTAAGCCTTCACTTTCATTTCCCTCACGTAATATTGATAATGGGCGTGGAGGAGCATGTCATGCTTCAGCTCGGTTTCCACGTCGGCCAACGCACGGAAGAACGTCTTGTAGTCGCAATGATGCAAtgagaaaataaagtttttcaaattcGGCTGGTAATGGATGGCTTGGAGGACATCCGGGTTGGTGATGATCTTCTTTTTGAGTTCCATACGGTTCAGATCGATCATTGCGGAGATAATGGTGTACTTGATGAAGAGATCTAGGGAAATTAACTCGGTGCAAACGAATGTTGATATTGCGTTTGTGAAAACGGCGCAGGCGGTTGTGAAGTCTCTGATCGCCAAAGAGTATAAACCTAGAAAAAAGTGTAGTTAATTGTGTTGAAAAGTCAAACAAACTCCAAAGTCTTTACATAAAACCATTTGGTTCATCGATTGTATGTATTTCTCCTGTCGTTGGGCAGTTCAACATGCTAGGTAAAcgttacatttaaatttattttataaattgtaaaaaactatttattgtatGCTCCTTGCTtggttttaatttagttttgatTGGCGACTAAATCCGCAAAAATTCAAGCATAACCAATTGGATGAAATAAATTCGTTCATTGATTGTATGCACTTACGGTCGGGCATGTTTGACAGTCTGACGCGTTGGGTAAAATATTGAGATTTAAATCTTTCATTTGTTAGTTTAGAAGCTGTAATGTTTGTTATAACTTTTTATTGAATGAAAGTCTCTTCATTGAAAGAATGAGTTTCTTCATTGATTACACCGCCCAACAGCATGTATgttgcatggaatatttttatgattctaggcttatttttaatgctgatattaaataatgtcatcagtttatatgtgtcagctctagtttttgagttaaaaggagggagtattttttgggaattaaaaatacactcaacgtacaaacatttttaattacaagaactatacactcaggaattttcttttatatgattttctactagttttgaatgaactgctactctgaatactccagcaaaaatcggccaacatatgtgcatcccagcgaccctgaaatcgttcctccatggttcgaagatcttggtggaatcgttcaccctgttcttcactcatgtcaccgagattttcaggaaaatggtgtaaatggctgtgtaggaagtgcactttgatgctcatgttacatccaagtcgctggaagtgtgacaacatctcttcgacgtgcgcaatgtaatcatcacccttcctattacctaagaaattttggataacccaaacaaaggaatcccatgcattcttctcaatttctgacattgagctggtgaaattaggatcgtttaccaacttgcgaatttgtggaccatcaaatatacctgccttgagtttttctgaacttagacttggaaatttccttgaaatatatttgaaacattcaccatctttatttaatgccttaacatattgcttcattaaatctagtttaatgtgcaggggtggcaatatgatacgatctcgtggcactagaggttcatttataacattaagactacctggaagtagtgcttccctagagggccattcttttttttgaccaatgttctgattttgctctactatcccataaacacataaaacaaggatatttagtgtagcctccttgttgtcctaaaaggaagttcaccatcttaagatcaacgcaaatcacccatttatgattgttatatttgattttgttcatgACCAGTGCTATTGTGGGGTATTCTTCCTTAACTTTAGTTGAATGTGCTATTGGTATGGAGCCTAGTTTATTTCCGTTGTGCAATAGTACATACTTCAAACTCCGTTTTgacgagtcaataaataaacgccaatcgattggttcatatttctgcaagcccatggcagtcattaaaccagaaatattagtacaaaatacaaaattatcctcctcagcgaaaaagggaagtaagtctttttctcgagtgcggtaataagaaactttagtttctttagttaaaagatttctctcttttaatctggaggccaataattcagacgaagttttggatagtccaaggtctctaattaaatcatcaagtgcactttgatcgaatggttttggttcaaagagattttctggaacaaactcgtcatcgctcatgctactcagttcattcaattcatcagaactttctgtagatgtagatggtaatggtaaagataattcttaataaacgtaatatatattattcataaacgtaattcttcaacacaaattttgcacacaatattgggcacccagcacttgttatctgtttccaaaggaaaaccaaaacagtctaaatacgctcgtttcacaaagtctgacatattcaatcgaaatttttgaaaaacatattcaccacaaatataacaaaaacaattaggatcgttaatgcagacccttcttagcgaagtcatgatgaaaattacaataatttatctaaaacgcgactataatagataaaaaaccaaaataaaggtaaatgagaagaacgtagctatatctaaacaactcgagctgttagagtaaaactgacgacagattcgaaatcagatgcctcgaattagtaaacaacaataaaaatatttcagtcaacataaaataaccttCGATTTGTTGTGCAGTGTTATCCATGATTCCGGTTGCGGCGTTTTACGGCTTGcataaaaatttcatttcaacgtaattacaaatacaaatacaaatacaaaaagattttatttgtcagttttataatcatgttacatttttgtgttcacttattttattatgacaaatagGAGTGTCTCTCGATTAAAACAACCGTTTGTCTGCACCATCAGTAAACTGTACAAGTGAGACAACCCTTTTAAAGACCTTAACAACTTTTTACATTCCAGTtgcaatagattttaaatatttctttttttattttaaatattgagccaaaattaaaagaactaatatttgaataggaatgtaaaaacattttaaaaaaatcaagaaaaaccattaagaaaaatattattaaaaaaaaatacatgcacACTCATGAAGTTATATACCCTCAATGGGAAATGGGGATACCAGCTTAGATAGGGAGGCAGCGCTGATCGGCGAGAAAGCAAGAGGTACCGGCATACAGAGAAATGCAGATGAATGGGCAAAACTAGTTGGAGGCACGTAAAActgttaagaaaaaacaaaataaattattttgacctaaaagtatttttaatttgacttgttTAAAAAAGCTTTGGAGAGGTAATTCCTTTAGTTCTTGGGTGAGACTGTTCCATATCTGAACagcaacaaatttaaaagaacgCCTATAAGCTGCTGATCTGTGGATAGGTACAATAAAATCGTTATTTCGAGTTGCATGAGAATGGACAAATTCTTGAAGCTGGTGTCTTAAATATGCCGATTGCCCTCTTTTTATGACTCTGTATACAAACATATGCATGTGCAGTAGtcttctattattcatattaagaATTTGATAAGCTTTAAGATACGGTGTTATGTGATGTCTATATGGAATGTTTTATGCCAATCTCATGCAGGAATTTTGAACTTAAATAGTAGAGTCTCCATAAATTACGACCCCATAATCGTACAAAGACAAAACCAGACTTTCGCAAAGTAGATATTTCTGTTGTGGGAtgagaaatgtttttattttataaagctgCCTTAATCTTAGATACGcagctttaattttgtttttaacatgaGAAACACATGTATTGGTCAAAAATTATACCCAAGTTTTTTGCTTCTGCATGATACTATTGGGATTTGTGTATCATTTATTTGAATAGAActggtattttttatatttttccttaataaattatttgccgactattattttatttgattaatacgacttaaattatttgattaataagtctaaattaagtttttcttgcACTGTATTTGAATTTTCGCAGCTCACAGGTATGTATATTTGGgagtcatcagcatattgttgtaatctCGAGTACTTTATTGTTTCCTGCATATCTGACAcatatattgaaaaaagcaGGGGTGAGAGTATCGACCCCTGAGGTACTCCTTGATTACAGGGCATAAATGTGGAGACTTTGTTTTCAGAGACCTGATTAACGACCACACAGCTCTGTCGATTATGTAGataatcctttaaaaaattgatacccTTAAGTGACACacgaaaaaattgtaattttgctaataataatTCGTGATTTAAGGTATCGAATGTTTTACTGAAGTCCAGTAATTCCATACAAGTAGGACGATATTGTTCCTCGTTAATTCTTATGTCGTTTAATATGTTTACTAAAGCCGTCGAAGTgctaaaatttttcctaaatccagattggcaaaccggaattatattaaaagattcGGCGAAACTAAATATCTGGTTATAAATATGTTTCTCAATGACCTTAGATATAGCCGGCAGTATACTTATTGGTCTTAAATCAGAAATTTTCTTTGGCTCTACTATCTTAACTATAGGCTTTATGATTGCCTTTTTCCATATTGATGGATATTTTTGTCGTAAAATGCATTCGTTAATAATATTGACCAATGGATTTAAGAAAAACGGCAGATAatttcttttgttatttttatgtttaacttAAAAGTTGAGATTAATTTACTATGACGTAGATTTTAAAATCATCAAATTTCAATATTCATGAGATTCGcctgagatttaaaaaatgaatttctgcTTGAATGGCTTTTAATGCAACCAGTTAGTTCATTAATCGAATGCATTTCCGGTCGCCATATTTGATGCTGTGACGCACTGATTAACTGGTACATTTAAATCTGGTTCTATCACTttcgatttttatattttatttcaaaacttatTATAATTGTATTATTCATATATTAGAATTTCTTTAACGAGATCAGTCAGTTCATTGAGTACTTGCACTTCAGACCGTAATGTCTTAAGCGTTgtgcaaaaattgtattaaaatgtagttacttttattttatattaatttttaagttattggtCAGTTCATCAATCGTTTTCATTTTTGGTTGCCATTTAcattttgatgttttatttatCGTACTTCCAAACATAAATTAATCCCCACTTATGTAATGAAACCAAACTGTTTTGCATTTGCAGCTGGCATTTTGACACTCTTAAGTAACTTACATTTAAATCTTGTTATTTCTTCTATACTTATACTGTTTATTTTGAAAGTGCaataattttccatatttttgtttttttttttaatttcttttctaaTATTCAATGAAGGATTAACCTTCGCTTTTCTTCATTAAAACCAATCTCTTCGTTGACTATCTGCACCTCTGGCCGCCATGTTTTGCATTCAAAGGCATGtactttgttaataatttactcTCCGTAGTACTGATGTTTA
This window encodes:
- the LOC126733424 gene encoding 26S proteasome non-ATPase regulatory subunit 6-like, whose protein sequence is MEEPILETESDDAIFYDVICTEVDENAIDDDMIKNPDLEIAQLKFLLTLPEFSADKSKTQKLMDHVKKNQMAPYYELICKQLNWNMDKSLMKDMTESNTKALDSLESEIEYATNNLGAIDTKVALLNKADYLSQIGDKEETIKTLGKAYALTVALGCKLDNVFHCIRIGLFFNDLDLIRSNLSRCEHLIEEGADWHYRNCFKIYKGLYSLAIRDFTTACAVFTNAISTFVCTELISLDLFIKYTIISAMIDLNRMELKKKIITNPDVLQAIHYQPNLKNFIFSLHHCDYKTFFRALADVETELKHDMLLHAHYQYYVREMKVKAYDQLLSTYISLKISYMADQFGVSEEYLEEDVSRFIAAQKLNYKIDKVSGKILNVQANKRQEMFENVTKQGDLLLNRIHKLSRVINI